TTCAGAAATCACTCCTACCGCTAAAATGGTAGGCGCAGTTAACACTGTTTGGCATACAGAAACCGGGTGGAAAGGAACAAATACAGATGTTGAAGGTTTTGTAACTCCCCTTAAATCTTTAGAGCGAAATTGGCAACAAATTACCCCAATTATATTAGGAAATGGGGGCGCATCTAGGGCGGTTATTATTGGATTATCTGATGAATTAGGATGCCCTAATATTAGAGTTGTAGGGCGTAATCAAGAGAAGTTAGAGCAATTTAAACAAAGTTGGTTAAATACTAACCTTAAAGCCTCTATAAATGTCCACTCTTGGGATGAATTATCGGGGTTGGTATCTCAAACAGAGTTATTAGTTAATACTACTCCTATGGGAATGTATCCTAACACTAATTACTCAGCTATTGACAGTAGTTTGATTAAACAGTTATCAGAGAATACTATTGTTTATGACCTTATTTATACACCTAATCCTACACAATTTCTCAAAGAAGCACAACAACAAGGAAACCTGATTATTGATGGCTTAGATATGTTAGTATATCAGGGGGCTGCTGCCTTAAAAATATGGTTAGAGCAACCTGTTCCTATTGATATCATGAAACAATCATTACGCAATTATTTGGGATCAAATGAATCAAATGAATCTTAGTCTTACTCCCCTTTCTCCTCTAGTTCAAACCCATCCTAATGATAGTTTTAGAATCAGTTTTGCTCCTCTATCTTTAGATGAAGTTTATCAATTAGCAGATGAAGGGGCCAATGGTGCTATTGTTTTAATGAGTGGAACCGTACGACAAGAAACAGACGGTAAACCTGTTCGTTATTTAGAGTATCAAGCTTATGAACCTATGGCCTTAGTAATTTTTCGTCAAATTGCTGTTAATATTCGTCAAGAATGGAGTGATACAAATCGGGTGGTTATTCATCATCGTATTGGACAATTACAAATAGGAGAAATTAGCGTTTTAGTAGCAGTTGGATGTCCCCATCGGGCCGAAGCTTTTGCCGCTTGTCGTTATGCTATTGATACTTTAAAACATAATGCACCCATTTGGAAAAAAGAATATTGGGCCGATGGTTCAAGTAACTGGGTGAGTATCGGTTTATGTGAACAAGAAACTTAATTTATTTATCCTCCACATCATAAACAAAAATTCCTAAAATAAAATTTTCTGAAAATTTATTATTGTTGTGTCCTAAATCTTTTCTGATATTTAAAATCATTTTTTCAAATATTGAAATAAGTTGTATTCCTGATTCTTGAGTTCCATCTTTCTAGCTAAATAATCTCGATAATAATGTTCTCTATTATTCCAAAAATTAGCTGGAACCCCTAAGACCTTTTCTAACTGTAATGATGTTTCTTGTGTAATAGCTGCCTTCCCTTTAATAATTTCGTTGATTTTTTTTAGGCCGACCCATACGTTCTGCTAGTTCTACTTGAGTCATTCCTCTTTCTTCTAAAATATCTTTGATAGTTTCACCAGGAGGAGAAACATAGTCATGTGTATAGCTATTTTCAGTGACACTATTCATGAGTATTGTCCACACCATCTAGAGTAGGTACAGAAGCTATTTATCTAATTAATTTTTAGAACTTCTCGCTTTTTTGATCATATCAATTAAGGTATGATGAGCATCTTCTGCATCTTTTAATGGATGATCAAAACTTACTCGAATAGGAATTATTTCGTCTTTAACTTTGGCTGATAAATTCATACCATCAGGATCAATCGATAACATTTCCGCTATTTCTGTATCTGGAGTATTTCCGTATACTTTCGCATACAAAATAATGGCATCACTATGATCTTGATTCATGTGTTTACAAATGCGCTCGCTAATAGCAGGAGTAATTGGTTCAGACATATTTTTACCTAACAATATTGTTCACAGAATTTAATTATATCAGATAGTTGTTCCGTTTGTTGAGGATAAATTAACTTGGGTCTGTTAATGATAATTAAAGGAATGCCTAATTCAGT
The genomic region above belongs to Aphanothece sacrum FPU1 and contains:
- a CDS encoding shikimate dehydrogenase; translated protein: MQTITGKTKLLGIIGDPVEHSLSPVMQNAAINQLGVDYIYIPFPVKNQDLDTALAGFATIGVKGFNVTIPHKQAILPLLSEITPTAKMVGAVNTVWHTETGWKGTNTDVEGFVTPLKSLERNWQQITPIILGNGGASRAVIIGLSDELGCPNIRVVGRNQEKLEQFKQSWLNTNLKASINVHSWDELSGLVSQTELLVNTTPMGMYPNTNYSAIDSSLIKQLSENTIVYDLIYTPNPTQFLKEAQQQGNLIIDGLDMLVYQGAAALKIWLEQPVPIDIMKQSLRNYLGSNESNES
- a CDS encoding molybdenum cofactor biosynthesis protein MoaE, whose protein sequence is MNLSLTPLSPLVQTHPNDSFRISFAPLSLDEVYQLADEGANGAIVLMSGTVRQETDGKPVRYLEYQAYEPMALVIFRQIAVNIRQEWSDTNRVVIHHRIGQLQIGEISVLVAVGCPHRAEAFAACRYAIDTLKHNAPIWKKEYWADGSSNWVSIGLCEQET
- a CDS encoding DUF2470 domain-containing protein, which gives rise to MSEPITPAISERICKHMNQDHSDAIILYAKVYGNTPDTEIAEMLSIDPDGMNLSAKVKDEIIPIRVSFDHPLKDAEDAHHTLIDMIKKARSSKN